One Triticum dicoccoides isolate Atlit2015 ecotype Zavitan chromosome 4B, WEW_v2.0, whole genome shotgun sequence genomic window carries:
- the LOC119290987 gene encoding uncharacterized protein LOC119290987, with protein MSYYDRRGESSVLEAFTLSPLPYPVILILMMVTLLLGASWFFSYEDFMEEASEQFSWFLLGVPIALVLLIRWISSVDTFEGYFGFYPTESRWRGYPAAPSEGSSPWGVAMVVVLLLLLASFHSTFQDMWKP; from the coding sequence ATGTCGTACTACGACCGGCGCGGGGAGTCGTCGGTGCTGGAGGCGTTCACGCTGTCGCCGCTGCCGTACCCGGTGATCCTGATCCTGATGATGGTGACGCTGCTGCTGGGGGCGTCGTGGTTCTTCTCGTACGAGGACTTCATGGAGGAGGCGTCGGAGCAGTTCAGCTGGTTCCTGCTGGGCGTGCCCATCGCGCTCGTCCTCCTCATCCGCTGGATCTCCTCCGTCGACACCTTCGAGGGCTACTTCGGGTTCTACCCCACCGAGAGCCGCTGGAGGGGGTACCCGGCCGCGCCCTCCGAGGGCAGCTCCCCCTGGGGCGTCGCCATGGTCGtcgtcctcctgctcctcctcgccAGCTTCCACTCCACCTTCCAGGACATGTGGAAGCCTTGA